A window of Gudongella oleilytica genomic DNA:
CTTGGGACTTCTGAACCTGGGATATCCCCTGAGTGTTTCACCTTCACCCGCAATAACAGTCTCGAGATTGGCAATAGCAAGATCCACTCCCTGGAGATGACCCCTTAAATATTGAAATGGAGCTGAAAAGTCATAGCTTCCATCCTCTGCCTTGGCGCTTACTACCTGAGGATTATGAAACATTATATCTCCAGCAGCGATCAAAGTTACTATTGTGTCCTCTGGCACAGGTACCGGCTCTTCAGGTAGAGGTAAATCAGTAGCAGGAGCATCCACAATCGGGATAACGTTTTCATTTTCAACCGGAACAACCCCATTTATCCTTGCAGTGACCACTTCGCCTAAGATAAAGATGCCTGCAAATAATAAGACGGCTGCAATTAAGAATGACAACTTTTTCATAGCACCATCAACTCCGACAAGTACATTTTATCTTTTATTTCTCAGCTATGCAACGCTTTAGATGAAATCATATATTTATGAATAATTAGAAAAATTCCAGTTGAAAGAATCAGGTCACCAATACTTGCAGCCTTCGGGGTAACAATGGGTATCGGTATCACATCACAAAGAAGCTTCAAGCTGGCTGTTTCGTTCATCAGCTGATGAACCGAAGTTCCTCCAGTCTGGAGGACTGAAAGCTGTTCAAGCAATCCGAGCCTTTCCAGAACTGCAGGGGATACGGGCATCCTTCCGCCATTTACAAAGGAAGCGATCATATTGAGAAGCATACCAAGAGACGAAAGAATATATCCCGTATCTCTTGAAGATATCAGTAGACCTGCGATTATTGCAATGCTTGAAGCTGCCTGAAACCATTTAAGGTTATTGAATACCATATTTGCAATATCGCCATTGGAAAATCTTAAGGTAAATATCTGAAAGAAATAAACTGAAATTCCCGCGGCAATGAGAGGCCAGCCCTTCAGTGGTAAATCCTCGAGGTTGGAAAGCTTTCCCTTCCTGATATATCCTATGATAATCACCAATAAAAGCGTCTCAAAAAGCATTCCCAACATCCTTCCATTATCTCATACAATGAAACAGACGCCATAGGCGTCTGTCATTTTAGTATGCTACAAAAACTGATTTTTTTGCATTACAGATTGGACAGCTGTCCTCTTCACCTGTCAGGGAAATGTATCCGCAAACAGGGCAAAGCTCAATGGCTTTAGCCTCGAGGTCCTTTCCAGCATCCACAGATGCTTTTGCCAGTCTGTAGCAATCAGCATGTACCTGTTCAGCAGCGACAGCAAATTTCATGGCTTGTACTGCTGCTTTTTCACCCTGCATTTCAGCAACTGATATGTAAGCAGGGTACATTTGAGTAACCTCGTGCATCTCGCCAGCGATTCCACCTGCAAGGTTCTCGGACGTTGTTCCCAGTCCGAACTCTCCTCCGGATACTACTGTGAAACCACCATGGATATCCTTAAGCGCTTTGAAGTGGAGCGTCGCATGTACCTGCTCAGCATCTGAAGTAGCCATAAAAAGTCTTGCTACAGCTGGAAAACCATCCTTTTCAGCCTTCTCCGCCCAGATCCTGTATCTCATGTGGGCTTGACTCTCACCACCAAAAGCGGATCTCAAATTGTCCTGGGTCATAGCGTTCATAGTAATTCCTCCTTTTTGTTTTCTCAAGTAGTTTTTGTGTTTGGTCAATTATTGCTGTAATCATTTCAAAATTAACCACTAAGGTCATTATACCCGATTCCTATGGTCAAGTCCATACCGTAATTGGGAGTAAAACCCACCTTATGTTTACCCAAAAATAAGAGAATTATCAAAAAAAGACCAGGTTATCCACCTGGTCCTTCGCGATTCTAAATAAATAGATTCATGTTTGAACTATC
This region includes:
- a CDS encoding DUF5317 family protein, producing MLFETLLLVIIIGYIRKGKLSNLEDLPLKGWPLIAAGISVYFFQIFTLRFSNGDIANMVFNNLKWFQAASSIAIIAGLLISSRDTGYILSSLGMLLNMIASFVNGGRMPVSPAVLERLGLLEQLSVLQTGGTSVHQLMNETASLKLLCDVIPIPIVTPKAASIGDLILSTGIFLIIHKYMISSKALHS
- a CDS encoding rubrerythrin family protein, with protein sequence MNAMTQDNLRSAFGGESQAHMRYRIWAEKAEKDGFPAVARLFMATSDAEQVHATLHFKALKDIHGGFTVVSGGEFGLGTTSENLAGGIAGEMHEVTQMYPAYISVAEMQGEKAAVQAMKFAVAAEQVHADCYRLAKASVDAGKDLEAKAIELCPVCGYISLTGEEDSCPICNAKKSVFVAY